The following proteins are co-located in the Stieleria sp. JC731 genome:
- a CDS encoding DUF6932 family protein, whose translation MIPQLRADGYLPEGLHIASEGEVTFRFGSQTPQRKRLALRLRRWIDLSRCIAARRLFVGGSFVTAKPNPDDVDAVVWLPEDFANLVANGSVEALELEAMLLTRHPEEIFAAEDRRDWDFWLEFFSRTRETDGRRKGVVEVEL comes from the coding sequence ATGATTCCTCAATTGCGCGCCGATGGATATTTGCCTGAGGGGCTACATATCGCTAGCGAGGGCGAGGTGACCTTTCGGTTCGGTTCGCAAACACCTCAGCGAAAGCGGCTCGCCCTACGGTTGCGACGATGGATCGACCTTTCACGCTGTATTGCGGCTCGCCGCTTATTCGTCGGAGGCAGTTTCGTAACGGCCAAGCCAAATCCGGATGATGTAGATGCTGTTGTTTGGCTTCCTGAAGATTTTGCGAATCTCGTTGCCAACGGAAGTGTCGAGGCTCTGGAGTTGGAAGCAATGCTTTTGACCCGACACCCAGAAGAGATTTTTGCCGCAGAAGATCGCCGTGACTGGGATTTTTGGCTAGAATTCTTCAGTCGAACTCGTGAGACTGATGGCAGACGCAAAGGCGTTGTGGAGGTCGAACTTTGA